A portion of the Osmia lignaria lignaria isolate PbOS001 chromosome 15, iyOsmLign1, whole genome shotgun sequence genome contains these proteins:
- the LOC117600305 gene encoding coiled-coil domain-containing protein 124 has product MPKKFVGENSKAVAARARKAAAKEAENTKKALEAEEKAWKDDDKQVLKKKQRQEELEKKRQQQLEKKAEVKALLEKEMATIKVGGKQPASKITRAEIVAVTEKRNQVAMKKKEDEKPIEENWNRLTIEGETAHGIDEALSVLSTKDPEVDRHPEKRVKAAYASFEERMMPIIKEQNPTLRLSQLKQILKKEWMKSPENPLNQKLLLNR; this is encoded by the exons ATGCCCAAGAAATTCGTCGGTGAAAATAGCAAAGCTGTCGCAGCTAGAGCTCGAAAAGCGGCGGCAAAAGAAgcagaaaatacaaaaaaagctCTGGAAGCTGAAGAAAAAGCTTGGAAGGATGACGATAAACAAGTTCTTAAAAAGAAACAGCGACAG GAGGAGCTTGAAAAGAAACGCCAACAGCAGTTGGAAAAGAAAGCAGAAGTGAAAGCCCTCCTTGAAAAGGAAATGGCAACTATAAAAGTGGGTGGCAAACAACCGGCGTCAAAAATAACTAGAGCAGAAATCGTGGCTGTGACTGAGAAACGGAATCAAGTAGCaatgaagaagaaggaagatgaGAAACCAATTGAAGAGAATTGGAATAGGCTAACGATCGAAGGTGAAACAGCACATGGTATAGATGAGGCTTTATCTGTTTTAAG TACAAAGGATCCAGAAGTTGATCGTCATCCTGAGAAGCGTGTGAAGGCTGCGTATGCGAGTTTTGAAGAGAGAATGATGCCTATTATTAAGGAGCAAAATCCTACCCTAAGGTTAAGTCAATTGAAGCAGATATTAAAGAAGGAATGGATGAAATCGCCTGAGAATCCATTGAATCAAAAACTCCTACTAAACCGTTGA
- the LOC117600307 gene encoding UPF0235 protein C15orf40 homolog, giving the protein MTWYSGNTCLRRKLLQSLTNTREMSKQGSKKAGKTQKAPVIEEPKGPVGTDKSGNVTIKIQAKPGAKHNNITDISEDAVGVAISAPPVEGEANTELVKYLASVLGMRKSDVSLDRGSKSRQKVVVVSGTTVEKVLEKLKGEMGT; this is encoded by the exons ATGACGTGGTACTCTGGTAATACGTGCCTACGTAGAAAACTTTTGCAATCCTTAACGAATACTCGAGAAATGTCGAAACAAGGTTCAAAGAAAGCTGGGAAGACTCAAAAAGCACCCGTCATTGAG GAACCTAAGGGACCCGTGGGTACGGATAAAAGCGGGAATGTTACTATAAAAATACAGGCAAAACCTGGGGCAAAACATAATAATATAACAG atatttCTGAAGATGCTGTTGGCGTTGCAATTTCCGCGCCTCCTGTTGAGGGTGAAGCAAACACGGAACTCGTGAAATATTTAGCTTCCGTTTTGGGAATGAGAAAGTCCGATGTGTCTTTAGATAGA GGTTCCAAAAGTCGACAGAAGGTTGTTGTAGTATCTGGAACCACTGTGGAGAAAGTTTTGGAGAAATTGAAGGGAGAAATGGGgacttga
- the Vdup1 gene encoding arrestin family protein Vdup1 → MTRKLSKFLILFDNTNLLYFPGHFLSGRVLIELDDEAYVSGLHFHVIGEGVVRVRSQRAERVYDKENYIDFRMRLLGEPGEGPSLLSPGIHSFPFKLGLPLGLPSTFLGKHGWVQYYCKAALREPGGLTHKNQQVFIVMNPIDLNLEQPILAQPARQEIEQRVGVSCVSGGPVFCRVSLDRGGYVPGETIGISATVSNRSKVTMKSTKASLTETIQYRCRGKVLASETRELASVSRGKIRPGEGEEWLNEQMYVPPLPPTNLRGCNLINVLYHVYFVISPKSLDKEIKLQIPIVLATYPLRQEGAPAGTAPSKRGAHYPSTLPIFRPWLDDKAFEIQE, encoded by the exons ATGACGCGGAAATTGAGCAAATTCCTGATACTCTTCGACAACACAAATCTTCTGTACTTCCCTGGACACTTTTTGTCCGGTCGGGTACTCATCGAACTGGACGACGAGGCTTA tgtTTCAGGGCTGCATTTCCACGTGATCGGCGAAGGAGTGGTTCGCGTACGGAGCCAACGTGCCGAGAGGGTTTACGATAAAGAAAACTACATTGATTTTCGTATGAGATTATTGGGCGAGCCag GAGAGGGACCATCGCTGCTGTCGCCGGGGATCCATAGCTTTCCATTCAAATTAGGCTTGCCTTTGGGTCTGCCGTCCACTTTCTTGGGTAAACATGGATGGGTACAGTATTACTGCAAGGCCGCTCTCCGGGAACCGGGTGGTCTCACTCACAAGAACCAACAAGTCTTCATTGTGATGAATCCCATTGATTTGAATTTAGAGCAACCAATTTTGGCG CAACCAGCTAGACAGGAAATAGAACAGCGTGTCGGGGTATCCTGTGTCTCCGGAGGGCCAGTATTTTGCAGAGTGAGCCTCGACAGAGGCGGATATGTACCTGGTGAAACTATCGGTATTTCAGCGACAGTCAGCAATCGAAGCAAG GTGACGATGAAGTCGACTAAAGCGTCCTTGACGGAAACCATTCAGTACCGGTGTCGGGGTAAAGTGCTGGCAAGTGAGACAAGAGAGTTGGCAAGTGTATCCCGAGGGAAGATCCGTCCTGGTGAAGGAGAAGAGTGGTTGAACGAGCAAATGTACGTCCCTCCTTTGCCTCCCACTAATCTGCGTGGCTGCAATCTTATCAACGTTCTTTATCACGTCTAC TTCGTGATAAGTCCGAAGAGCTTGGATAAAGAGATCAAGTTACAAATACCAATCGTCCTGGCGACGTATCCTTTGAGGCAGGAGGGTGCTCCAGCAGGGACTGCACCGTCGAAAAGGGGGGCACATTACCCGTCAACCCTGCCAATATTTAGACCATGGTTGGACGACAAGGCTTTCGAGATACAAGAATGA
- the LOC117600300 gene encoding uncharacterized protein LOC117600300, with amino-acid sequence MEKKFVDQKEYLKKYLSSGDGDDKKKKKKKKMKLGTKTVKIVDDDIDLKNMRPMEENEFDIFVDAEDAPQIAGVVDERGPVDFSDKRRWKIVADDEGGDLTVTSSNKENKQSKKVKNHDLSPPRKQKKHLDNDLSPPRVSKKNKADADSDLSPPRRKSKKHAHKASQSNSDSDNSSTDIPTGKIKKKTRRKERSDSDLSPPRKSKKIIKHRDKNDSDLSPPRRNRKDSDSDLTPPRRSRKYSDSDLNPPKNKKHKNHDSDLSPPRQNKKHKNSHSGHNDFSPQREHKHRGSHKEKNYKHSDKSSKPYRRYYDSDMSPPRRKNRDISPSRDGNDFHKSKRNRSDDKYKRDSHTENSYRKEKSRHRDTDYADNERRMKKTLDGKTAGLQNARALREETEAHKKREAEHFNKLSKEVTGVGQAVVLRDSKTGRKRNLEAEAAEEREKQKRQSELNEKYAKWGAGLKQVEDREEKLKDDLYEMSKPLARYADDADLDKRLREQEREGDPMLEYIKQKQIKEGKRKPDRPSYQGSYMPNRFGIKPGHRWDGVDRSNGYEKRWFEAQNAKVARQEEAYKWSTSDM; translated from the exons ATGGAGAAGAAATTTGTAGATCAGaaagaatatttaaagaaatacttGTCCTCCGGAGATGGCgacgataaaaagaagaaaaagaagaagaagatgaaactAGGAACTAAAAC AGTTAAAATCGTTGATGATGACATAGACCTGAAGAACATGAGACCTatggaagaaaatgaatttgataTCTTCGTGGATGCAGAAGATGCACCTCAAATTGCTGGTGTAGTAGATGAACGTGGACCAGTTGACTTCTCAGATAAAAGGAGATGGAAAATTGTAGCAGATGACGAAGGTGGAGACTTGACCGTCACCAGTTCTAACAAAGAAAACAAACAATCTAAAAAAGTAAAGAACCATGATTTATCTCCACcaagaaaacaaaagaaacattTAGATAATGATTTATCTCCTCCAAGAGTATCCAAAAAGAACAAAGCAGATGCAGATAGTGATTTAAGTCCACCTAGAAGGAAGTCTAAGAAACATGCGCACAAAGCTTCGCAAAGTAATAGTGACAGTGATAATAGTTCAACAGACATTCCAActggtaaaattaaaaagaagacaAGGAGGAAAGAGAGATCTGATTCTGATTTGAGTCCACCAAGAAAGAGTAAAAAGATTATAAAACATAGAGATAAAAATGATTCAGATTTAAGTCCTCCTAGAAGAAATAGGAAAGATTCTGACTCAGATTTAACCCCTCCTAGGAGAAGTAGGAAGTACTCTGATTCAGATTTAAATCCAccaaaaaataagaaacataaaAACCATGACTCTGATCTGAGTCCTCCAAGGCAGAATAAAAAGCATAAAAATTCACATTCTGGACATAATGATTTCAGTCCACAGAGGGAACATAAGCATAGAGGTTCacacaaagaaaaaaattataaacattctGATAAGAGTTCCAAGCCATATAGGAGATATTATGATTCAGATATGAGCCCACCTCGAAGAAAGAATAGAGATATAAGCCCTAGCCGAGATGGCAATGATTTCCATAAGTCTAAAAGGAATAGATCGGATGATAAATATAAACGCGATTCTCACACAGAGAATTCTTATAGAAAGGAAAAGTCGAGGCATAGAGATACTGACTATGCGGATAATGAAAGACGAATGAAGAAGACATTAGATGGAAAGACAGCAGGATTGCAAAATGCCAGGGCTTTAAGAGAAGAAACAGAGGCGCATAAAAAACGAGAAGCTGAACACTTCAACAAG cttAGCAAAGAAGTTACTGGGGTCGGTCAAGCAGTGGTTCTACGCGATTCAAAAACTGGAAGAAAACGTAACTTAGAAGCTGAAGCGGCCGAGGAACGTGAGAAACAAAAGCGACAATcagaattgaatgaaaaatatgcTAAATGGGGAGCAGG TTTGAAACAGGTAGAGGATCGTGAAGAGAAATTAAAAGATGATCTCTATGAAATGAGTAAACCATTAGCAAGGTATGCCGATGACGCTGATTTAGATAAAAGACTCCGAGAACAGGAGAGAGAAGGTGATCCCATGTTGGAATATATCAAACAGAAGCAAATAAAGGAAGGCAAGAGGAAACCAG ACCGACCATCGTACCAAGGATCATATATGCCAAATCGTTTTGGTATTAAACCGGGTCACAGATGGGACGGGGTGGATAGAAGTAATGGATACGAAAAACGATGGTTCGAGGCTCAAAACGCGAAGGTAGCTCGTCAAGAAGAAGCTTACAAATGGAGCACTTCGGAcatgtaa
- the igl gene encoding IQ calmodulin-binding domain containing protein igloo isoform X2: MGCNTSKESVQPVGDEAKEDAKNGDIPKASEGSSAKVESQEASQGKTEEKDSKEDKKEEKVAEKEREEAATRIQAAFRGHHARKSMKETESSTKQTGTKSDSEPTEEQLQQEFRADDKELCEAATKIQASFRGHMSRKEQAAGIVKSAENAVDDIASKMDEKAKEAANELEGIDLTDPDLHKAATKIQASFRGHKVRQEVLSTPGQNEEVAKK, translated from the exons ATGGGATGCAACACGAGCAAGGAGAGCGTGCAGCCAGTCGGGGATGAAGCCAAGGAGGATGCTAAGAACGGTG ataTTCCAAAGGCATCCGAAGGCAGCTCAGCGAAAGTAGAATCTCAAGAGGCGTCACAGGGAAAGACAGAAGAGAAGGATTCAAAGGAGGACAAGAAGGAAGAGAAAGTAGCGGAGAAAGAAAGGGAGGAGGCCGCGACTAGGATACAAGCGGCATTCCGCGGTCATCACGCTAGGAAGAGTATGAAAGAGACTGAATCATCGACAAAGCAGACGGGGACCAAATCAGACTCAGAACCAACGGAAGAACAACTTCAACAAGAGTTCCGTGCCGACGACAAGG AGCTTTGCGAGGCAGCGACGAAAATCCAGGCATCCTTCCGAGGCCACATGTCGAGAAAGGAGCAGGCTGCTGGTATCGTCAAATCGGCTGAGAACGCCGTTGATGATATCGCGTCGAAAATGGACGAAAAG GCAAAGGAAGCTGCGAACGAGCTAGAGGGCATCGACCTTACGGATCCGGATCTGCACAAAGCGGCGACAAAAATCCAAGCGAGCTTCCGGGGTCACAAGGTACGCCAGGAAGTATTATCGACTCCTGGCCAGAACGAGGAGGTGgccaagaaataa
- the igl gene encoding IQ calmodulin-binding domain containing protein igloo isoform X1: MVTLSLKKEKKIVEQEAPTQARPCASQRLRGVPRRADEWRGYKRYRRYPECASHALGQVEYVREGGKGVRRRVYPDIPKASEGSSAKVESQEASQGKTEEKDSKEDKKEEKVAEKEREEAATRIQAAFRGHHARKSMKETESSTKQTGTKSDSEPTEEQLQQEFRADDKELCEAATKIQASFRGHMSRKEQAAGIVKSAENAVDDIASKMDEKAKEAANELEGIDLTDPDLHKAATKIQASFRGHKVRQEVLSTPGQNEEVAKK, encoded by the exons ATGGTTACACTttccttaaaaaaagaaaaaaaaattgttgaacaaGAGGCACCCACGCAGGCACGTCCCTGTGCATCACAGAGACTGCGTGGCGTTCCGCGCAGGGCTGACGAGTGGAGAGGTTATAAAAGGTACCGGCGGTACCCAGAATGCGCCAGTCACGCATTGGGTCAGGTAGAATACGTTCGCGAAGGTGGAAAAGGGGTTAGGCGTCGCGTTTATCCAG ataTTCCAAAGGCATCCGAAGGCAGCTCAGCGAAAGTAGAATCTCAAGAGGCGTCACAGGGAAAGACAGAAGAGAAGGATTCAAAGGAGGACAAGAAGGAAGAGAAAGTAGCGGAGAAAGAAAGGGAGGAGGCCGCGACTAGGATACAAGCGGCATTCCGCGGTCATCACGCTAGGAAGAGTATGAAAGAGACTGAATCATCGACAAAGCAGACGGGGACCAAATCAGACTCAGAACCAACGGAAGAACAACTTCAACAAGAGTTCCGTGCCGACGACAAGG AGCTTTGCGAGGCAGCGACGAAAATCCAGGCATCCTTCCGAGGCCACATGTCGAGAAAGGAGCAGGCTGCTGGTATCGTCAAATCGGCTGAGAACGCCGTTGATGATATCGCGTCGAAAATGGACGAAAAG GCAAAGGAAGCTGCGAACGAGCTAGAGGGCATCGACCTTACGGATCCGGATCTGCACAAAGCGGCGACAAAAATCCAAGCGAGCTTCCGGGGTCACAAGGTACGCCAGGAAGTATTATCGACTCCTGGCCAGAACGAGGAGGTGgccaagaaataa